A DNA window from Myxococcales bacterium contains the following coding sequences:
- a CDS encoding serine/threonine protein kinase, which produces MAELFLATAPGEHGFERKVVIKRLLPHLAREPVYTAMFIDEAKLTAQLSHPKIAQTYELGRVDDSLFIAMEFIDGIDVLGLLREHAWQRKRPPLELSVWICHEILDALDFAHNLRDETGAPLGVVHRDISPSNLLLSRRGDVKLVDFGIARASGSGRHHRTKSGTLKGKYGYMSPEQVLEQSVDARSDLFSIGVVLAEMLCGRRLFAAAAELDVLLMVRDAKLTRLDQFGGHVPPSLDAILRRALRKDPAERWQSAADLRDALADWMFQERVRVTPRHIGELVESIHEQVWQRKRETMAQSDAENAALAAAAPSTLGPNLVPAPRPSRRAPSEGGGARLDAKALLADTGALAAMDGIPRGELKLTDSLPIISIEAEDDLPEPTDASQGPLALGSDGSIDLDLAFETAGAPHDLDDFGLGPAGSRPHHPAGSRPHRTGDAHDAHGAHHDDGDSGKVSIATQAAVSAAGFLDTDFGDLANEIEAAVMHLQVPAPTGVIEVEASVRYASIEDAIAAVSPTSADPSAIDFDETEIEPRASRSDSIRLPTPDEIVARAVQAEPPTGDEIVTPCTDEGDFTNVAPISVLFRLAATQSTGLLVASVGGIKKEIFIRAGIPEFVSSNVASELLGAYLVQCGALSSGELAMALAMMPHYGGKLGDTLVGLGLLKPLEVFRHLTVQVRQKLIDVCTWTKGTYGWYAGRQIERNAFPLDLNPFEVLGAGAMAMRDDLVVTWMSRHAADSLVQRQARPAVAPERFEIVGMAPLFERIDGTHTVGELVTESLDPATQRRTARMLILMLQTGLVVVEEL; this is translated from the coding sequence ATGGCGGAGCTGTTCCTGGCGACGGCCCCGGGCGAGCACGGCTTCGAGCGCAAGGTCGTGATCAAGCGGCTGCTCCCGCACCTCGCGCGCGAGCCCGTCTACACGGCGATGTTCATCGACGAGGCGAAGCTGACCGCGCAGCTGTCGCACCCGAAGATCGCGCAGACCTACGAGCTGGGGCGCGTCGACGACTCGCTCTTCATCGCGATGGAGTTCATCGACGGCATCGACGTGCTCGGGCTCCTGCGCGAGCACGCGTGGCAGCGCAAGCGCCCGCCGCTCGAGCTGTCGGTGTGGATCTGCCACGAGATCCTCGACGCCCTCGACTTCGCCCACAACCTGCGCGACGAGACCGGCGCGCCGCTGGGCGTGGTCCACCGCGACATCTCGCCGTCGAACCTGCTGCTGTCGCGGCGCGGCGACGTCAAGCTGGTCGACTTCGGCATCGCGCGCGCGTCCGGCTCCGGCCGCCACCACCGCACCAAGTCGGGGACGCTCAAGGGCAAGTACGGGTACATGTCGCCCGAGCAGGTGCTCGAGCAGTCGGTCGACGCGCGCTCGGACCTGTTCTCGATCGGCGTCGTCCTGGCCGAGATGCTGTGCGGGCGCCGGCTGTTCGCCGCGGCGGCCGAGCTCGACGTGCTGCTGATGGTGCGCGACGCCAAGCTGACGCGGCTCGATCAGTTCGGCGGCCACGTGCCGCCCAGCCTCGACGCGATCCTGCGCCGGGCCCTGCGCAAGGACCCGGCCGAGCGCTGGCAGTCGGCCGCGGATCTGCGCGACGCGCTGGCGGACTGGATGTTCCAGGAGCGCGTGCGCGTCACGCCGCGCCACATCGGCGAGCTGGTCGAGTCGATCCACGAGCAGGTCTGGCAGCGCAAGCGCGAGACGATGGCCCAGAGCGACGCCGAGAACGCCGCGCTGGCGGCGGCCGCGCCCAGCACGCTCGGGCCGAACCTGGTCCCGGCGCCGCGGCCGAGCCGGCGGGCCCCGAGCGAGGGCGGCGGCGCCCGGCTCGACGCGAAGGCGCTCCTCGCCGACACCGGCGCGCTGGCCGCGATGGACGGCATCCCGCGCGGCGAGCTCAAGCTGACCGACAGCCTGCCGATCATCTCGATCGAGGCCGAGGACGATCTGCCGGAGCCGACCGACGCGTCGCAGGGGCCGCTGGCGCTCGGCAGCGACGGCTCGATCGATCTCGACCTCGCGTTCGAGACCGCGGGCGCGCCCCACGACCTCGACGACTTCGGCCTGGGCCCGGCCGGCAGCCGGCCCCACCACCCGGCCGGCAGCCGCCCCCACCGGACCGGCGACGCGCACGATGCGCACGGCGCGCACCACGACGACGGCGACAGCGGCAAGGTGTCGATCGCCACCCAGGCGGCGGTGTCGGCGGCCGGCTTCCTCGACACCGACTTCGGCGATCTCGCCAACGAGATCGAGGCGGCGGTGATGCACCTGCAGGTGCCGGCGCCGACCGGCGTGATCGAGGTCGAGGCCTCGGTGCGCTACGCCTCGATCGAGGACGCCATCGCCGCCGTGTCGCCGACCTCGGCCGACCCGTCGGCGATCGACTTCGACGAGACCGAGATCGAGCCGCGGGCGTCGCGGTCCGACTCGATCCGGCTGCCGACGCCCGACGAGATCGTCGCGCGCGCGGTCCAGGCCGAGCCGCCGACGGGCGACGAGATCGTCACGCCGTGCACCGACGAGGGCGACTTCACCAACGTCGCGCCGATCAGCGTGCTGTTCCGGCTGGCGGCGACCCAGTCGACCGGCCTGCTGGTGGCGTCGGTCGGTGGCATCAAGAAGGAGATCTTCATCCGGGCCGGGATCCCCGAGTTCGTGTCGTCGAACGTCGCCAGCGAGCTCCTCGGCGCGTACCTGGTCCAGTGCGGGGCGCTGTCGTCGGGCGAGCTGGCGATGGCGCTCGCGATGATGCCGCACTACGGCGGCAAGCTCGGCGACACGCTGGTCGGGCTGGGGCTGCTCAAGCCGCTCGAGGTGTTCCGGCACCTGACGGTGCAGGTCCGGCAGAAGCTGATCGACGTGTGCACGTGGACCAAGGGCACCTACGGCTGGTACGCCGGGCGCCAGATCGAGCGCAACGCGTTCCCGCTCGACCTCAACCCGTTCGAGGTGCTCGGCGCCGGCGCGATGGCGATGCGCGACGACCTGGTCGTGACGTGGATGTCCCGGCACGCGGCCGACTCGCTGGTCCAGCGGCAGGCCCGGCCCGCGGTCGCGCCGGAGCGGTTCGAGATCGTCGGCATGGCGCCGCTGTTCGAGCGCATCGACGGCACCCACACCGTCGGCGAGCTGGTCACCGAGTCGCTCGATCCCGCGACCCAGCGCCGGACCGCGCGCATGCTGATCCTGATGCTCCAGACCGGGCTGGTGGTGGTCGAGGAGCTGTGA
- a CDS encoding SIMPL domain-containing protein (The SIMPL domain is named for its presence in mouse protein SIMPL (signalling molecule that associates with mouse pelle-like kinase). Bacterial member BP26, from Brucella, was shown to assemble into a channel-like structure, while YggE from E. coli has been associated with resistance to oxidative stress.), translating to MTVYEGTGDDRIAKQVRTGYHARQFVSVRSADVARVERVSREITQLLEQDIAVTSNSPAYFYTKLGDLKIEMLSEASKDARTRAENMLKSAGGASLSRLQAADMGVINVNPANSSETSWEGNNDTSALEKDVIAIVHVTYALR from the coding sequence GTGACCGTCTACGAGGGGACCGGCGACGACCGGATCGCCAAGCAGGTGCGCACCGGCTACCACGCCCGACAGTTCGTCTCGGTCCGCTCGGCCGACGTGGCCCGGGTCGAGCGGGTCTCGCGCGAGATCACGCAGCTGCTCGAGCAGGACATCGCCGTGACCTCGAACTCGCCCGCGTACTTCTACACCAAGCTCGGCGACCTCAAGATCGAGATGCTGTCGGAGGCGTCCAAGGACGCCCGGACCCGGGCCGAGAACATGCTCAAGAGCGCCGGCGGCGCGTCGCTGTCGAGGCTGCAGGCGGCCGACATGGGCGTGATCAACGTCAACCCGGCCAACTCGTCGGAGACGTCGTGGGAGGGCAACAACGACACCAGCGCGCTCGAGAAGGACGTGATCGCGATCGTCCACGTCACCTACGCGCTGCGCTGA
- a CDS encoding serine/threonine-protein phosphatase has protein sequence MMVAGQSLIRRSVGRTDVGRRRAVNEDSYFRDDQMGFYVVADGVGGHNKGEVASRECVDQLEMWVRGAARELARLTAAVADGDHEAIWEIRRLLESGVQSACYMVYGMAELSPEKRGMSTTCSAMLVGGGLAFAAHVGDSRVYRIRGPVAMQITEDHTLINYKLKHGLITPEEAEKSSAKNVITRAVGHKDYVQVDTADVDVAPGDRFMMCTDGLHGYLRNDQEVVELIRDDGIEACADAAIDLANQRGGRDNITVLVVEIPW, from the coding sequence ATGATGGTCGCTGGGCAGTCGCTGATCCGCCGCTCGGTCGGTCGCACGGACGTCGGCCGACGTCGCGCGGTCAACGAGGACTCGTACTTTCGCGATGACCAGATGGGGTTCTACGTCGTCGCCGACGGTGTTGGCGGCCACAACAAGGGCGAGGTCGCGAGCCGCGAGTGCGTCGATCAGCTCGAGATGTGGGTGCGCGGCGCCGCGCGCGAGCTGGCGCGCCTGACCGCGGCGGTGGCCGACGGCGACCACGAGGCCATCTGGGAGATCCGCCGCCTGCTCGAGAGCGGCGTCCAGTCGGCCTGCTACATGGTCTACGGCATGGCCGAGCTCTCGCCCGAGAAGCGCGGGATGTCGACGACGTGCTCGGCGATGCTGGTCGGCGGCGGGCTCGCGTTCGCGGCGCACGTCGGCGACAGCCGCGTCTACCGGATCCGCGGGCCGGTCGCGATGCAGATCACCGAGGACCACACGCTGATCAACTACAAGCTCAAGCACGGCCTGATCACGCCCGAGGAGGCCGAGAAGTCGTCGGCGAAGAACGTGATCACCCGCGCCGTCGGCCACAAGGACTACGTCCAGGTCGACACCGCCGACGTCGACGTCGCGCCCGGCGATCGGTTCATGATGTGCACCGACGGGCTGCACGGGTACCTGCGCAACGATCAGGAGGTGGTCGAGCTGATCCGCGACGACGGGATCGAGGCCTGCGCCGACGCGGCGATCGACCTGGCCAACCAGCGCGGCGGCCGCGACAACATCACCGTGCTCGTGGTCGAGATCCCCTGGTGA
- a CDS encoding molybdopterin molybdotransferase MoeA: MLSIADAALRIQALIARVPTEVVALAEADGRILATPIVAGRPLPGFDNSAMDGFAVRAADVPGTLPVVAAIAAGARAPAPLPPGAAVRIMTGAPLPPGADAIVMFEDARDHGATVELPAAPAGDHVRRQGEDVAVGDLVVAAGTLLGSGEVTVAAALGCATVTVARRPRVAILATGDELRAIDAALAPGELVDSSSYGLRAAVRAAGGAPDYLGVVGDDRDATTAAIARALAADVVITTGGVSVGDHDHVRAALTDAGVTLDFWKVAMRPGKPLAVGQAGATMVFALPGNPVSSWVGFELFVRPALLAMQGAQVTTRPRAPVVLPDGYRKPAGRAHVIRVALVRDGARLIARPHPKQGSAMQSSLVGCDALVEIAAELTEVAPGDTAPAWLVRPV; encoded by the coding sequence ATGCTGTCGATCGCCGACGCGGCGCTGCGGATCCAGGCGCTGATCGCGCGGGTGCCGACCGAGGTCGTGGCCCTGGCCGAGGCCGACGGCCGGATCCTGGCGACGCCCATCGTCGCCGGCCGGCCGCTGCCGGGCTTCGACAACTCGGCGATGGACGGCTTCGCGGTGCGCGCGGCCGACGTGCCGGGCACGCTGCCGGTCGTGGCCGCGATCGCCGCCGGGGCGCGCGCGCCGGCGCCGCTGCCGCCGGGCGCCGCGGTCCGGATCATGACCGGGGCGCCGCTGCCGCCGGGCGCCGACGCGATCGTGATGTTCGAGGACGCGCGCGATCACGGCGCCACCGTCGAGCTGCCGGCCGCGCCCGCGGGCGATCACGTGCGGCGCCAGGGTGAGGACGTCGCGGTCGGCGACCTCGTGGTCGCGGCCGGCACCCTGCTCGGCTCGGGCGAGGTGACCGTGGCCGCGGCGCTGGGCTGCGCCACCGTGACCGTGGCCCGGCGCCCGCGGGTCGCGATCCTGGCCACCGGCGACGAGCTGCGCGCGATCGACGCGGCGCTGGCGCCGGGCGAGCTGGTCGACTCGAGCTCCTACGGCCTGCGCGCGGCGGTCCGGGCCGCCGGCGGCGCGCCCGACTACCTCGGCGTGGTCGGCGACGACCGCGACGCGACCACCGCGGCGATCGCGCGGGCGCTGGCGGCCGACGTGGTCATCACCACCGGCGGCGTGTCGGTCGGCGATCACGATCACGTGCGCGCGGCGCTCACCGACGCCGGCGTCACGCTCGACTTCTGGAAGGTCGCGATGCGGCCGGGCAAGCCCCTGGCCGTCGGTCAGGCCGGCGCCACGATGGTGTTCGCGCTGCCGGGCAACCCGGTGTCGTCGTGGGTCGGCTTCGAGCTGTTCGTGCGCCCGGCGCTCCTGGCCATGCAGGGCGCGCAGGTCACCACCCGGCCGCGGGCGCCGGTGGTGTTGCCCGACGGCTACCGCAAGCCGGCCGGGCGCGCCCACGTCATCCGGGTCGCGCTGGTCCGCGACGGCGCGCGGCTGATCGCGCGCCCGCACCCCAAGCAGGGCTCGGCGATGCAGTCGTCGCTGGTCGGGTGCGACGCGCTGGTCGAGATCGCCGCCGAGCTGACCGAGGTCGCGCCCGGCGACACCGCGCCGGCCTGGCTCGTGCGCCCGGTATGA
- a CDS encoding RluA family pseudouridine synthase encodes MSDALRFVVGADEADRLDKLVARRFPGASRRRVMAMFDDGAVRVDGRRGKKGERVGAGAEVVVRGAPVDDAALRVTADPAAAERLTVLHVDADRVIVAKPPGMPSQPLTPGELGTAAGGVVARFPECADASPDPRDGGLVHRLDGGTSGVLIAARTPAAWATLRRAFSAGAVAKTYLALCEASPVSRGCDAPLAQRGARVVVDHTDGLAASTTWEVVERVGARALVRCHATTGRTHQIRVHLATCGAPLVGDARYGGGPMPALVEFFLHAEAVQLDGVTVVAPLPPDRCAVLVALGATFT; translated from the coding sequence ATGAGCGACGCGCTGCGGTTCGTGGTCGGCGCCGACGAGGCCGATCGCCTCGACAAGCTGGTCGCGCGGCGCTTCCCCGGCGCCAGCCGGCGGCGCGTGATGGCGATGTTCGACGACGGCGCGGTCCGCGTCGACGGCCGCCGCGGCAAGAAGGGCGAGCGGGTCGGCGCCGGCGCCGAGGTGGTCGTCCGGGGCGCCCCGGTCGACGACGCGGCGCTGCGGGTCACCGCCGATCCGGCCGCGGCCGAGCGCCTGACCGTGCTCCACGTCGACGCCGACCGGGTGATCGTGGCCAAGCCGCCGGGCATGCCCAGCCAGCCGCTGACCCCGGGCGAGCTCGGCACCGCGGCCGGCGGCGTCGTCGCGCGCTTCCCCGAGTGCGCCGACGCCTCGCCCGACCCGCGCGACGGCGGCCTGGTGCACCGCCTCGACGGCGGCACCTCGGGCGTGCTGATCGCCGCCCGCACCCCGGCGGCGTGGGCGACGCTGCGGCGCGCGTTCAGCGCCGGCGCGGTGGCCAAGACCTACCTGGCGCTGTGCGAGGCGTCGCCGGTCAGCCGCGGCTGCGACGCGCCGCTGGCGCAGCGCGGCGCGCGGGTCGTCGTCGATCACACCGACGGCCTGGCCGCGTCGACGACGTGGGAGGTGGTCGAGCGCGTCGGCGCGCGCGCGCTGGTCCGGTGCCACGCGACGACCGGCCGCACCCACCAGATCCGCGTCCACCTCGCCACCTGCGGCGCGCCGCTGGTCGGCGACGCCCGCTACGGCGGCGGCCCGATGCCGGCGCTCGTCGAGTTCTTCCTCCACGCCGAGGCCGTGCAGCTCGACGGCGTCACGGTCGTCGCGCCGCTGCCGCCCGATCGGTGCGCGGTGCTGGTAGCGCTGGGCGCCACGTTCACCTGA